The sequence AAGTTTTTGAAGGAAAAAAGCTATTCGGGAATTACTCAACGTCTTGGCACTAAATTTTTGATAACATTCAAtggtcaattttaataaaattgccaATCGGGAGCAAATTGAACGAAGTTGCTATTTCATGCTGTGAAATACTTTAAGTCATGTATTGCTAACATGCGGAACACACCGTTGTAAGAAagggtgtgtgtgcgtataattctaaataaatgttttattctatcattcttgctacACAACCAAGGATCAACATGATAGAATTATGGTTACGCCTTCCAAATTCATTGGGTCCTCAGTGCCCATCAATAAGcgaacaaaaggaaggggaattactttttatgaagaggaagagtaggcgaaacaatagaaacaaccaaacactagaaattatacgcacacataccCACTTTCTTGTCACGGCTTCTTCCGcgtaaaaaacgcaaacaaactgcatttggaggcattTCGTTTTGATTAGTtagtttagtttaaatctcgCAAATCACAAtactaccaagccattcactgaattttcagaaTCGTGtaatttcttctctttttgtttgttttatattgACAAGGGACCTGATGTCAGACTTGTCCAAatcgcaaaaaataaattaactgtTTTGTGAAGGCGCCACTATCAGTTCTCAGttcttatttgaaataaatattatatttcatagcaTGAATTGCCAATTGCTTTCAATTTGTTGACTCGATTGGCAATGTGATTGAAACTGACcatttaaaataatcaaaaattaagtGCCGAGACAAGTGCTCAGTTATTCCTTTTATAACAACTGCCAAATTTAATTGAATGCGATGGCAATATTTAatgcaaggtggatttattaaggtgacagcattcacccagctgaatttttcaccgtaggtatggctgacgtcaaaatgatatgatttgtttgtatgtattggtatgtttacattcgtatgtttacatttgcttgctgattttgacgagatggttggaccaaacgcaacaacaaatacatgtagggttttacttatatgtgtttgctgtcacctgtaataaattcgccttgatttaATGTGTATGTATTGGTAATGAAGTCAATTATATCAATGCGTTCGAATTCGAAAGCTTGTCAGTGATGATAAGAAGTGCGTAAAGGCAGTAGAGATTCATGATCTCCACCTGACATTTATGTTTACTATTAATCATATTCTGTAGAAAGTCTAGTTGTAGGGTAAGGTTACAGCAATAACTTTAAAGAGTTCAACTATACagtatatttaagtaaaaataatccgAAAATAAGTGTTGGTAGTTCTTTGATATGAAAATATAGGATATCACGGATTATAAGAAATTTAGCTTATGTTTACAGTTTTCGTAAATATAATTGCAACTAACTTTTGTCTGTTTTTATGTTTAGGCAATACTGCTGTTTCCGTGGCGCCGCAATTTAATAGCGGATTCTTATAGAACTcgacaaaagaaaacgaaatgaaggagtaaaattttttgatatctcgcttagttttcgagatattgaataaacaaaaataataataataataataattttttcttcaatttcgatAGAATTCGGCGAGATAAGACAAAATATAggagtaaaatttttcgatatctCGAACTCCTtgtcgcgtgggcggcctttgcccgcgcttcaaaaaaataatcctcatcagtccaactccggctacgtaatccacagtatttttgcgtagaacttcttttcgcgtgagccgccttcggccgcgctttaCACAAATAgccctcatcagtccgactccggctacgcaatccacagtatttttgcgtagaactcctttccgtgtttttttttttcaatatctcgaaaactaagcGAGATATCAAACATTTTACctttcatttcgttttcttttgtcgAGTTCTATAAGAATCCGCCATAAGATTGCGGCGCCTCGGAAACAGCAGATTCCCCTGTGTGTAAAACACAATAAATTAATTagtgtgaaaaatatatatttttcatcgtAACATGTTGTCTACAAGAGCTATCTGTCAACATTGttgttaatacaaaaattgaattaGACGTTCAATGAAATTAATTCCCTCAACTCAACTTCACTCAGAGCAACCCTGCCATAGTCAGCAATTCAGCGCTTGCCGATTATGAATCGTTCCGTCAATCGCCATATTGATTTTAGACGAAAAATCTCAACCAGCCACATTGGACCGTGATAATTCGAAGCTACACTTAATCGAATTAATTTTCTCAGCTCTTTCGGAGACCTAAAGGTAtggaaaattcagaaaaaaggtgcttcatattttatgttttgttgcGTGTTGCTAAAAAGTGGGTAAGGAATGGAATTTATGGATAATTCTGCAGAGTTGTATAGGCGGTGACGATTACTCGTGAAGTTGTAATTTGGGGGTTTAAGTAAAATTACATAACATTATTTTTGACTTAATAAGTTTTGATTGAGTGGACAACTCGTTTGTATATTTATGTTAAATGGTATAAGAAcataaatcaaatatttaagtatatatTTGAAGagataatgaaatgaaatgcacaGTTTGGGAAAACACGAAGTATTCATGCCTTCAAGTTCATTTTTTACGCAGGAATTTTTAAATACGTTTCCATGAATAGGACACAAACATAACAGCAGATCGGAGAAATACCAGCAAAACTACATACATCATCATTTGTACTGCATAACAAAGCCGGAAAAAGAAACTTTGGGACGAAGCATTGCCAACCAAACACGGTAGTGAACGCTTGGTCCTACACCAAAGTGGAATAATACAGTAAGAGCGAACATGTAATGTCCTTTTTTGCATTGACATCCattaaatttcataattattattgctaaaaattaatatttacttgtttctaaattttcttcaaaaattgatTAAGTTAAAGACAAGCATTTCGCTTAACTTTGATTTTGaacaagaaaatttattaaaaattttaaaatatgaaatagcGAATAGGGACTGTTATGAGTATAAAAGCAGTCAAGGTGCAATTATAAAGCGATTTATTAAAAGGGCTACAGTTTGATTTACAGATACTAACATCACAACAGCCAGCGACAAAACGCAGAGTCTACAATGTCTTCTATGAATCAGCGACAGAAACGCGATATTGGATATGATCAAGATTCGCGCAGAGAAGATCGTAGACGGCGAAGTCATTCACGTAGTCGTTCGCGTCATCGTCGCTACCGCCGTAAAAGTGATGATAGTCGTTCATGCAGTCGATCGCCGGAATATCGTAGGCGCCATGCCGACAAACGTTCACGCAGTCGTAGTAGAAGCTCAAGTCGTCGCAATAGACCCAGCTCCAATCGACGACATAGAGATTCACGTAGCCGAAGCCGCACTCCTACGCGTTCACATCGTAGCAGCAGAAGAGATTCGCGTTCACGCAGCTCAGATAGGCAATCACGGCAATTGCGCGATGGTGAACGTCGCCAAAATGTTAATGAACTCAAAAGGTCCACAGATTATAACCGTTCGACAACAACATTAGAAAATACAGATTTACAACATCTACCGTTGCCGAAACGTGAACCGATTGGCGCTTATTATAATCTCGATACCGATGAACCTATTGACAAAGAGCGCATACATCGTGAAATGGAAGAGAAATTACGTCAGGCACTTGCTAAAGAAGGCAAAGTGTATCCACCAAAAAAGCCAGAAGCTTCACATCCAGTATTTGCGAATGACGGTTCATTCttggaaatttttaagaaaatgcaagcgcagcagcaacaacaccatGCGCCGGCAGCAACAGTTACGGCAGCGTTGGCACCAGTAGTGACGGCTCCTGTACTTGCATCTACCTCAAATGCTGCCGCCTATATTGCGGCCACATCGACCGGCAAGTCTGCGCCACCACCACCATTAGTCGGACGACGACGTGGTGGAAAAATTCTCAAGACTGGCGTCGTTGCCAAGCCCAAAGCACAAGCGGAACAAAGTGACGACCCCAAAGATTTTTGGTCACTGTACTTAGCAGAAGTCAACAAGTACAAGAATCATGCATGTGATTCCGACGGCGGCACTAGGCCACTTGTTAAGTGAGCCTAAATATGCAAAGAATTGAACTTGAATAGAGCTCATCGATAAATGAGCGAATACTTCGAGTTTTCCCAAATTAATCTAGAAAtctgtgcatataaatatatgatttACTAATGTTAAGAAATTTTATCTAAATTGGATTATGAATCAATTCCACTTCTAAAAACATCCTTTGAATAATTTACATTTTGCTCTATGAATTAGCGTTAATTGTAGTTGTAAGTGActattttttaacaaagttAAATGGATAGGATAGCACTTGAAAAATTGAGAGAATTACCCACACATTTTGCTGGTGGTATTCAAGCACGAAGTTTTTACGTGCGAGTATTGAAAAGCATTTATTTATAGCTTTCAAAAAATACAcacatttatataatttattaatttttatgttattgCATTATtcgttcatttatttttacgcttTACTAACAATTACGTCATATTGTACTATGTTTATACCTCCTTACATTGCATTGTTTgactaatttcatatttttcgccCTCAACTAAcattcattattttcataattttcacatGATGATTATTGCATAACACTGAATTGATTGATTGAAGagcagaaagaaaaaataattgtctCATGTCGAAAAAAGAGCCGAAAAAAAGCGAACCCGAATATAAGATGGAAACCGTTCCAATGGATCCACGTTTTCCAAATGCGAATGTAACGCGGCATTGCTGGTTTTCCTATGTGGAATACCATCGCTGTCAGAAGAGTCGTGGTGAAGGCCATGAATCATgccaatattttaataaagttttcaaaacaatgtGTCCCAATGCCTGGGTACAAAAGTGGGATGAACAACGGGAAGCTGGTGTTTTTCCTGGcagaatttaaatttgaatgagTTTATATTATATCAATTATTGTTAATTGACAAAATTATACAATTCTCAAAACGCTTCATGCACACCCACACCCACCCACATACACCTAAAGCAGCGCCACATGAAAACCACTTTTTCGCCTATTTAATATAAATCGCTTTAATAAACATGATTTCAGTACgtcgtacatttttttatcgaacCTCGAATAAATTATTGATAGAGCGATTCAACTCAGTTTAAATGCGAAACGATGCCATTTTGAGATTAAACATTTTACGCTTAAAGTCGAAGGCTGAACTGAATTGGTTAAGCGCGAAAATTCTGTTTCAAGCAGTTgaattatgcattttttttattacgatttttactagcaaaaattacTTTGGACATATCTTTATATTATGCAATACCCTGCTCATTTCATTAGTTTTGATTTTGTAACATCCTTTCGAAAGTTATACACACTTTTGTGGGGATCGCAGCAAAGTACATTAAAATCTATTTatggttaaaaaatattaatatgctCTACTTTGATAGTAAACGATTGTAACCATTCATCCATATAACTAACGTACACATTTCTCTTGTATGCGTCCTTGTATCCTGTTGTCATGCAACCATCAATATTGCTTGGTCGATCGCTCGCTCGCCCGCTCCTTCGTTTTGCCTTTTTCTTGTGCGATTTATTATTTGcagtaatttataataaataaatttccatgTCCAAAAAAGGCAAAGAAACCACCATGACGTACAAAATGGAAACCGCACCCTTCGATCCACGTTTTCCCAACCAAAACGTGACCCGCTACTGCTACCAATCGTACATTGACTACCATCGTTGCCAGAAGGTGCGTGGCGAAAAGTACGAACCATGCAACTATTTCAAAAAGGTGTTCGCAACGATGTGCCCCAATGCCTGGGTGGAAAGATGGAATGACCAACGTGAAGCTGGCACCTTCCCTGGCAGAATCTAAATTGGCATTTGTGTGGGATTAACGAAATCGATAGCTTTGCGCTAAGAAGATACTCTGGCAAAACtaccaacaaaaaccaaaaacatacCCACGTCTATGTAATTATGTATTATTTACGTAGAAAGTTTCTATATGTAAGCAAATATTGGCTATTTGATTGAAACTAGATGTGTTATGTAAtgctaaataaatagataacaTGAACCTATAgacgtgttttattttaatataaaaaaaatttaattgaaaaaaaaaattttattgaaaaaaaaatttattaaaaaaaattggattaaaaaaaatttataaaaaaaaacaaaaaattgaattaaaataaaaaattaattaaagccaaaaatttaatttaaaaaaaagtagttaaaaaaatgaattaaaaataaatatataatttaattaaaaaaaattaattaaaaaaaaattaattaaaaaaaatttaattaaaacaaaatttaaataaaaaaagtttaattaaacaaaatttgattaaacaaaaatttgattaaaaaaatttaatttaaaaaaaatttaataataaaacaatttaattaaaaaaaaaaacaaaaaatttaatttaaaaaaaaatttaactaaataaaaatttaattaaaaattgaaacaaaaatgacttaaaaaaaatttgattaaaaaaaaatttattaaaacaaaatatttaatttaaaaaaaataattacttaaaaattaaaaaaaaaaagaatttcattaaaataaaaaatttaattaaagcaaaaaatttaatttaaaaaaaaataataattaaaaaaaaaataattacaaaaatatatttaattaaaaaaataattcatttaaaaaacaaattatttaaaacaaatttaataaaaaaaagttaatttaaaatcaaaaaactttaattaaaaaaatgaaaaaaagaattaatgaaaaaaaatttgattaaaaaaaattgaattaaaaaaatttaataaaaaaaatttattaaaaaaaaatttttttaattaaaaaaaaacgcgtaTTTCGTATCTCTTCGCATGCtgcataaaataatatttggtgAGACCTGGAAAAGTCCACTTAGGCGCAATGCACGCACGGATTACTGGAAGACGACTTTAGTTTTAAAACTGGGCGCAAATTTATTaacagcaaaaatatttctcataaaCTTTTGTGGAGTGCTGGTTCTGTTAACTCTCCGTtaggcacccgggtctggccagatTTTCGaatttggacgtgaatttaacatctttctattatagctaacgacttaagaggttaggggtagtcagagagccgaaaaaaatgatgattttcaatcatttgtttttgctagtcagttgctttattttacaaaaataaaaaacattgctTTAATCgaattgactttagcaaaatttcaaaaaaaaaaaaaatattaattgtaaaagttgtcgctgtttgtgtggagcccgtttctctagaagtcccttgcggtgatcatcagaaGTGCTTGgatattcatctaaaatcattcggacaagagaaattagttttattaatagatcatcttgtgcctgatcgaagcttgtttttcaaaattagcaaaatggcggcctgaagaaatatttttaagattttcgagaaaaaaaccgacaattgtttcaaaaaattgaaatgtttgaaaagaaatcaggagttttttatgtttttcaaaagcagtataaattttattgaaatctaccaagcgattttgaagttacagtgatcactagttcaaaaaacatagttttgagaaaaaacgcgtttaaagttttgctatcgagctccggagcgtccgagcgccctttgttaattgttgaataactcgaaaagtattggtcggattcacttcaaattttcacacaatatttcaaagttattatgctttaagaaaatgcaaaaaaaaaatcaatttttttttgaaaattctgactccCCTTAACCCCTTAAGCCTGCAGGTCAATACCCAAAATTTctacggcagtcggttctacgttaccgaaacgacctggatttatatccggccaagaactgtcactccagcagcattcctcctatgtaagtatggggaatgtttatgctgctacaacaacaaaaactcagaatttcattttctatcgatttatgcatatatttcttttaaaaaagatcCTCTAACACGACGAAGAAAGGCCACACCCGGGTATCCAAACAAAGATTTTTAGAAGAGTGTCCGATAGAAAGTTAACGTGGACCCGTTTTTCATTCCTCCAGTTTTCATATTCTGTACCACGTAACCTCTACAGAGAAAtaccaaaataaattaataggaAAGTGGCTATTTTTTGGCGCACAACAGCaaggatttttaaattaagtactGGGATGGACTATAACGAATCAAACGtagcacataaaaaaaatcctaattgacacataattttctttaataggTACAGATAATTAGGTGTGCGCATTCTGCGTGAAAAATCTTTGATGTGAAAATTTGTGGCCacgttttttaaaaccttcggagGAGCACctgggtctggcctttttttcGGCGAtccttttaaaaggttatatccacaAATagatagaaatttttatttttataaaggtATCGGCAAACTCaaatcgttagctataatagaaatatgttaaattcacgcccAAAGTTGAAAAAGCCAGTCTAGCCAGCCCCTGGGTGCCCAATGGAGGGTTAAGTACACTTGTAATATGCTTTTGCTATcacttttatcaaaattaatccAGCACAGATAACAAATTCTATGTATAATATCAGATAAATTTACAAGTGGACTTCTGAAGTGGTATTTAGGATACAGGTATGTACACATATGCCGATaaatggcgcgta comes from Anastrepha ludens isolate Willacy chromosome 3, idAnaLude1.1, whole genome shotgun sequence and encodes:
- the LOC128857282 gene encoding arginine/serine-rich coiled-coil protein 2-like isoform X1, producing MSSMNQRQKRDIGYDQDSRREDRRRRSHSRSRSRHRRYRRKSDDSRSCSRSPEYRRRHADKRSRSRSRSSSRRNRPSSNRRHRDSRSRSRTPTRSHRSSRRDSRSRSSDRQSRQLRDGERRQNVNELKRSTDYNRSTTTLENTDLQHLPLPKREPIGAYYNLDTDEPIDKERIHREMEEKLRQALAKEGKVYPPKKPEASHPVFANDGSFLEIFKKMQAQQQQHHAPAATVTAALAPVVTAPVLASTSNAAAYIAATSTGKSAPPPPLVGRRRGGKILKTGVVAKPKAQAEQSDDPKDFWSLYLAEVNKYKNHACDSDGGTRPLVK
- the LOC128857283 gene encoding uncharacterized protein LOC128857283, yielding MSKKEPKKSEPEYKMETVPMDPRFPNANVTRHCWFSYVEYHRCQKSRGEGHESCQYFNKVFKTMCPNAWVQKWDEQREAGVFPGRI
- the LOC128857282 gene encoding cytochrome c oxidase subunit 6B2-like isoform X2, translating into MSKKGKETTMTYKMETAPFDPRFPNQNVTRYCYQSYIDYHRCQKVRGEKYEPCNYFKKVFATMCPNAWVERWNDQREAGTFPGRI
- the LOC128857282 gene encoding cytochrome c oxidase subunit 6B2-like isoform X3 → MTYKMETAPFDPRFPNQNVTRYCYQSYIDYHRCQKVRGEKYEPCNYFKKVFATMCPNAWVERWNDQREAGTFPGRI